The proteins below are encoded in one region of Microcoleus sp. FACHB-672:
- the prmC gene encoding peptide chain release factor N(5)-glutamine methyltransferase, with translation MVVSGLELWHWRVEAKAGAVAADIPPAEVDWLLQEVAGLDRLALRLESFKERSQILLQLPLPELTQLWNRRLSERVPVQYLVGRAPWRNFSLTVSPAVLIPRPETECLIDLTVACSTTELQQGHWADLGTGSGAIAIGLAEALRNTTIHAIDFSPAALAIAQQNAQQLGFADRIQFYQGSWFEPLDALKNRLSGMVSNPPYIPAGIIAQLQPEVTKHEPHLALAGGEDGLDCIRHLVETAPTYLRPGGIWLIEMMAGQAEAVLELLSRQGSYEKIQIFPDLAGVERFAMAFVTD, from the coding sequence ATGGTTGTCTCAGGGTTAGAGCTTTGGCATTGGCGAGTTGAGGCGAAGGCGGGTGCAGTGGCGGCAGATATCCCACCGGCAGAAGTGGACTGGCTACTGCAAGAGGTAGCCGGTCTTGACCGCTTAGCGTTGCGGCTGGAATCTTTTAAGGAGCGTTCGCAAATTCTCCTGCAACTACCTTTGCCTGAACTCACCCAACTATGGAACCGGCGCTTATCTGAACGAGTGCCGGTTCAATATTTAGTAGGACGCGCACCCTGGCGAAATTTTTCCCTAACTGTTTCACCGGCAGTCCTGATCCCACGTCCAGAAACCGAGTGCCTTATCGATTTGACGGTTGCCTGTTCTACAACCGAGCTACAGCAAGGACATTGGGCAGATTTAGGCACCGGCAGCGGAGCAATCGCAATCGGGCTAGCAGAAGCATTGAGAAATACAACAATTCATGCTATAGATTTCAGCCCCGCTGCTTTGGCCATCGCGCAACAAAACGCCCAGCAGTTAGGGTTTGCAGACAGAATTCAGTTTTATCAAGGTTCTTGGTTTGAGCCTTTGGACGCTTTAAAAAACCGGCTCAGTGGCATGGTTTCTAACCCGCCCTATATTCCCGCCGGCATCATAGCGCAGTTGCAACCCGAAGTCACCAAACACGAACCACACCTGGCGCTTGCCGGTGGTGAGGATGGCTTGGACTGCATCCGGCATTTGGTAGAAACCGCGCCGACATATTTGCGTCCCGGTGGGATTTGGCTGATTGAAATGATGGCAGGACAGGCTGAGGCTGTGCTGGAATTATTAAGCCGGCAAGGGAGTTATGAGAAAATTCAAATATTCCCTGATTTAGCCGGTGTTGAGCGCTTTGCGATGGCCTTTGTCACCGATTAG
- a CDS encoding beta strand repeat-containing protein, with product MTRQRCNLAQAGCSAIADLMGKDTSFTPLKIQQESPKKEEKIMALNDNFINSFGLYGSNGTTIGDNINATKETGEPNHAGFTGGTSVWWSWTAPVDRAATIDTFGSNFDTLLGVYTGSSVSGLTTIASNDDTNGLQSQVTFNPVAGTTYQVAVDGFSATQGNIVLNYQIEAPTNDNFIDSSVLIASPTAAAITATGDNFGATQEAGEPNHGGYTEGQSVWWSWTAPLTRQTTINTFGSNFDTLLGVHTGSSVSGLTTIAAIDDSNGGTQSQVTFNAVAGTTYQIAVDGYSTNEGNISLTLDQADQPANDNFVNSAVLSGTDNRRLTATGDNINATKEAGEPNHAGFTGGESAWWTWTATGNGETTINTFGSSFDTMLGVYTGSSVSALTTIAGNDDTNAGTQSQVTFNAVAGTTYRIAVDGFNPSEGNISLALNQTLGTAGNDSLVGSASNSVIEGLAGNDTILGNAGNDSLNGGDGNDSVDGGIGIDSLVGGLGNDTYGVDSASDIIIEAAAAGTDSVNASVTHTLAANVENLTLTGSALINGTGNTLNNVINGNSANNSLSGSVGNDSLNGNSGNDTVNGGDGNDSLNGGIGIDSLIGGLGNDIYVVDSASDIVTEAASAGTDIVNSSVTHTLAANVENLTLTGSALINGTGNILNNVINGNSANNSLNGSAGNDSLSGGAGNDSLTGGSGSDQFIYNTNAAFTAASVGVDILTDFAGAAAGDKILLDRTTFTAISSAAGTGFSLASEFARVGSDAAAATSTADIVYNSANGNLFYNQNGSAAGFGTGALFATLSGAPALAGTDFMIQI from the coding sequence TTGACCCGACAGCGTTGCAATCTCGCTCAAGCAGGCTGTAGTGCAATCGCTGACTTGATGGGAAAAGATACCTCATTCACTCCCTTAAAAATACAACAAGAAAGTCCTAAGAAAGAGGAAAAGATCATGGCGCTCAACGACAACTTTATTAATAGCTTTGGGCTTTACGGAAGTAACGGAACGACGATAGGTGACAACATTAATGCCACGAAAGAAACAGGCGAACCCAACCATGCAGGATTCACAGGGGGTACATCTGTTTGGTGGTCATGGACAGCTCCAGTAGACCGCGCGGCAACGATCGACACGTTTGGCAGTAACTTTGACACACTTTTAGGAGTGTACACCGGCTCTTCCGTATCAGGCTTGACGACAATTGCTAGTAATGATGATACGAATGGGCTTCAAAGCCAAGTCACATTTAATCCAGTCGCCGGCACAACTTACCAAGTTGCTGTTGATGGTTTTAGTGCAACCCAAGGAAACATCGTACTGAACTATCAGATTGAGGCACCAACCAACGACAACTTTATTGATAGCTCTGTGCTGATCGCAAGTCCTACTGCCGCAGCGATCACCGCAACGGGGGATAACTTTGGGGCTACTCAAGAAGCCGGTGAACCCAATCATGGAGGATACACAGAGGGTCAATCCGTTTGGTGGTCATGGACAGCACCCCTAACCCGCCAGACAACTATCAACACGTTTGGCAGTAACTTTGACACACTCCTAGGAGTACACACTGGCTCTTCCGTATCAGGTTTGACTACAATTGCCGCCATTGACGATAGTAATGGTGGAACTCAAAGCCAAGTCACATTTAATGCAGTTGCTGGCACAACTTACCAAATTGCTGTTGATGGGTATAGTACAAATGAAGGAAATATTTCACTAACACTAGATCAAGCTGATCAACCGGCTAATGACAACTTTGTTAATAGCGCTGTGCTAAGTGGGACTGATAATCGCCGGCTCACTGCAACGGGAGATAACATTAATGCGACTAAAGAAGCCGGTGAACCCAACCATGCAGGATTCACAGGGGGCGAATCTGCTTGGTGGACATGGACAGCGACAGGTAACGGCGAGACCACCATCAACACGTTTGGCAGTAGCTTTGACACCATGTTAGGAGTATACACCGGCTCTTCCGTATCAGCGTTGACGACAATTGCTGGCAACGACGATACTAACGCTGGAACTCAAAGTCAAGTCACGTTTAATGCAGTCGCCGGCACAACTTACCGAATTGCTGTTGATGGATTTAATCCAAGTGAAGGCAATATTTCACTGGCCCTGAATCAAACCCTTGGAACAGCCGGCAACGATAGTCTTGTGGGAAGCGCATCTAATAGTGTTATTGAAGGTTTAGCCGGCAACGACACCATTCTAGGCAATGCCGGTAACGATAGCCTCAATGGGGGTGATGGTAATGACTCTGTTGATGGTGGCATTGGCATCGACTCCCTAGTTGGTGGACTGGGCAACGACACCTATGGGGTAGACAGCGCCAGCGATATTATCATCGAAGCAGCCGCTGCTGGCACAGATAGCGTCAACGCCTCAGTTACACACACCTTGGCAGCCAATGTAGAAAATCTTACCCTCACCGGCAGCGCCCTGATCAATGGCACCGGCAACACACTCAATAACGTAATTAATGGCAACAGCGCTAATAATAGCCTCAGCGGCAGTGTCGGTAATGACTCTCTTAATGGCAATAGTGGCAACGACACCGTCAATGGCGGTGATGGTAACGACTCTCTCAATGGCGGTATTGGCATCGACTCTTTGATTGGTGGACTAGGCAATGACATCTACGTGGTAGACAGCGCCAGCGATATTGTCACCGAAGCAGCCAGCGCGGGCACAGATATCGTCAATTCCTCGGTTACACACACCTTGGCAGCCAATGTCGAAAATCTTACCCTCACCGGCAGCGCCCTGATCAATGGCACCGGCAACATACTCAATAACGTAATTAATGGCAATAGTGCCAATAATAGCCTCAATGGCAGTGCCGGTAATGACTCGCTTTCCGGAGGGGCCGGCAATGACAGCCTAACAGGCGGAAGTGGTAGCGATCAGTTTATCTACAACACAAATGCTGCATTTACAGCAGCCAGTGTCGGTGTAGATATTCTCACAGACTTTGCCGGCGCTGCTGCCGGTGACAAAATCCTTCTTGACAGGACAACGTTTACAGCGATTAGCAGTGCTGCGGGAACTGGGTTTAGCCTAGCTTCGGAGTTTGCCCGTGTAGGAAGTGATGCTGCTGCTGCCACAAGTACAGCAGATATTGTCTATAACTCAGCCAATGGCAACTTATTCTACAACCAGAATGGAAGTGCGGCTGGCTTTGGAACAGGTGCTTTATTTGCCACTTTAAGCGGTGCTCCTGCCTTAGCCGGCACAGACTTCATGATTCAGATTTAG
- a CDS encoding Tic22 family protein: MKSLIRWSATLGLIGTVLLAPLTGSIKALALPEDQIMEKLKLVPVFTITDAQGAPLTATVPNGDKQTSVAGIFISQLDAQAFIDKLKAKDPQLAGTVKVVPVSLAEVYQMGQDSEDKPDELEIAYVPMKQQVDAAVALLKQQGQDVSQFNGVPMFVATGGPDKGYLTIQQGEQSVIPIFFNKDDLQTMVARFEQQQPDLAGKVQIKVVDLEGVIETLQKSDDPQLNQLVLIPPRETIEYLRANQPAAPAGQAAPAPAPRR, translated from the coding sequence ATGAAATCACTGATTCGGTGGAGCGCTACGTTGGGTTTAATTGGCACTGTTTTGCTAGCTCCGCTAACCGGCAGCATCAAAGCGCTGGCATTGCCCGAAGATCAAATTATGGAAAAGCTGAAACTGGTGCCGGTCTTTACCATTACTGACGCACAGGGAGCACCCCTAACAGCAACCGTTCCCAATGGAGACAAGCAAACTTCAGTTGCCGGCATTTTTATTAGTCAGCTGGATGCTCAGGCATTCATTGATAAGCTAAAAGCCAAAGATCCTCAACTGGCTGGAACGGTGAAAGTCGTGCCGGTGTCCCTAGCTGAAGTTTACCAGATGGGTCAAGACAGCGAAGACAAGCCAGATGAGCTGGAAATTGCTTATGTGCCGATGAAGCAGCAAGTAGATGCTGCCGTGGCATTGCTAAAGCAACAGGGGCAGGACGTTAGCCAATTTAACGGGGTGCCAATGTTTGTGGCGACAGGTGGGCCAGATAAAGGCTACCTGACGATTCAACAGGGTGAGCAAAGCGTGATCCCTATCTTCTTTAACAAAGATGACTTGCAGACGATGGTTGCCCGCTTTGAGCAACAACAGCCTGATTTAGCCGGCAAAGTGCAAATTAAGGTTGTGGATCTCGAAGGCGTCATTGAGACGCTGCAAAAAAGTGATGATCCCCAACTGAACCAACTGGTGCTGATCCCACCCCGCGAGACAATTGAGTATTTACGCGCCAACCAACCGGCAGCCCCAGCAGGTCAAGCTGCACCTGCGCCGGCTCCTCGACGATAG